One part of the Sphingopyxis sp. PAMC25046 genome encodes these proteins:
- a CDS encoding family 43 glycosylhydrolase yields MAPAPRVSPGPAPAWAAGFDGQRKADLGDGRFLNPIMAGDHPDPSILKDGADYYMTFSTFDSYPGLVIWHSRDLVNWRPVGPALTKNIGSVWAPELVKHKGRYYLYIPTKGPNTSWVIWADRIEGPWSDPVDLNLPNHIDPGHAVGEDGSRWLFLSGGDRVRLSDDGLERVGEPEHVYDPWRYPSDWVVEGFAPEGPKITRHGDYYYMITAVGGTAGPPTGHMVIAARSKSIHGPWENCPANPLVHTRSAAEKWWSRGHATLVEGPAGDWWSVYHGYENGYWTLGRQALLDPVEWTDDGWFRMKGGDLSQPIAKPKGGTVAGPHGMALSDDFATLALGAKWNFFKPAADESSRARVEDGALVLAGRGKAPVDSSPLLLIAGDQAYRFECDIEIAPGGTAGLILFYDNRLYCGLGFDGDRFVTHQYGIERARPANPHGSRMRMRVTNDRHIVTYDTSGDGGKTWVRFDRGMEVSGYHHNVRGGFLMLRPGLYSAGTGEARFRSFTFEALD; encoded by the coding sequence ATGGCGCCGGCGCCACGCGTTTCGCCCGGTCCGGCGCCCGCGTGGGCCGCGGGGTTCGACGGCCAGCGCAAGGCCGACCTCGGCGACGGGCGCTTCCTCAACCCGATCATGGCCGGCGACCATCCCGACCCGTCGATCCTGAAGGACGGCGCCGACTATTATATGACCTTCTCGACCTTCGACTCCTATCCGGGGCTGGTCATCTGGCATTCGCGCGACCTGGTGAACTGGCGCCCGGTCGGGCCCGCGCTGACGAAGAATATCGGGTCGGTGTGGGCGCCCGAGTTGGTGAAGCACAAGGGCCGCTATTATCTTTATATTCCCACGAAAGGCCCGAACACGAGCTGGGTGATCTGGGCCGACCGGATCGAGGGGCCGTGGAGCGACCCCGTCGATCTCAATCTGCCGAACCATATCGACCCCGGTCATGCGGTCGGCGAGGACGGGTCGCGCTGGCTGTTCCTGTCGGGGGGCGACCGCGTGCGCCTGTCCGACGACGGCCTCGAACGTGTCGGCGAGCCCGAGCATGTCTATGACCCGTGGCGCTATCCGTCCGACTGGGTCGTCGAAGGCTTCGCGCCCGAAGGGCCGAAGATCACGCGCCACGGCGACTATTATTATATGATCACCGCGGTCGGCGGCACGGCGGGTCCGCCGACGGGGCATATGGTGATCGCCGCGCGTTCGAAATCGATCCACGGGCCGTGGGAGAATTGCCCCGCCAACCCCCTCGTCCACACCAGGTCGGCCGCCGAAAAATGGTGGTCGCGCGGCCATGCGACGCTGGTCGAAGGGCCAGCGGGCGACTGGTGGAGCGTCTATCATGGCTATGAAAATGGCTATTGGACGCTCGGGCGGCAGGCCTTGCTCGATCCCGTCGAGTGGACCGACGACGGCTGGTTCCGCATGAAAGGCGGCGACCTGTCGCAGCCGATCGCGAAACCGAAGGGCGGCACGGTCGCCGGGCCGCACGGCATGGCGCTTTCGGACGATTTCGCGACGCTTGCGCTCGGCGCGAAATGGAATTTCTTCAAGCCCGCCGCTGACGAAAGCAGCCGTGCACGCGTCGAGGATGGCGCGCTGGTCCTAGCAGGGCGCGGCAAGGCGCCGGTCGACTCCTCACCCTTGCTCCTGATTGCGGGGGACCAGGCCTACCGCTTCGAATGCGATATCGAGATCGCGCCGGGCGGCACCGCAGGGCTGATCCTCTTTTACGACAATAGGCTCTATTGCGGGCTCGGCTTTGATGGCGACCGCTTCGTCACGCATCAATATGGGATCGAGCGCGCGAGGCCCGCCAACCCGCATGGATCGAGGATGCGGATGCGTGTCACCAATGACCGTCATATCGTCACCTATGACACGAGTGGCGACGGCGGGAAGACATGGGTTCGCTTCGACCGCGGCATGGAGGTGTCGGGATACCACCATAATGTGCGCGGGGGTTTCCTGATGCTGCGCCCCGGCCTTTATTCGGCGGGTACGGGCGAGGCGCGTTTCCGGAGCTTCACCTTCGAGGCGCTGGACTAA
- a CDS encoding altronate dehydratase family protein, producing MTGVGKIRVIRVHNADNVATAIADIAAGVAPFGDSGPRASVAVERGHKIAIAPIARGAPVVKYGSPIGIATADIAPGDHVHSHNLATALTGDGDYRYSAPAESGARPEGQPARSFRGYVRADGRVGTRNEIWILPTVGCVGNLAARVARIAGERHAGRVDGIHAFKHPFGCSQLGDDLGHTRALLAALAQHPNAGGVLIVGLGCESNQLGALLDSIPAERRAHIRTLSAQAVEDDEAVCLALVDELVAECADTPRTDMPLAKLVLGVKCGGSDGLSGLTANPLVGRMADAVAAAGGKVVLTEIPEIFGAEQLLMDRAISRAVFDDTVALVRDFKQYFIGHGEPVSENPSPGNIAGGITTLEEKSLGAVQKGGKVPLVDVRRYGGEAALPGLTLLEAPGNDAVSSTALTAAGATIILFTTGRGTPLGFPAPTLKIASNSALAQRKAGWIDFDAGQVLGAGFDHAADVLLDLITATASGTPTKAEANEERDIAIWKSGVTL from the coding sequence ATGACCGGCGTCGGCAAAATCCGTGTGATCCGCGTTCATAACGCGGACAATGTCGCGACCGCGATTGCCGATATCGCTGCGGGCGTGGCGCCCTTCGGCGATAGCGGCCCTCGCGCATCGGTCGCCGTCGAACGCGGGCACAAAATCGCGATCGCACCGATCGCGCGCGGCGCGCCGGTGGTCAAATATGGTTCCCCGATCGGCATCGCGACCGCCGACATCGCGCCCGGCGACCATGTCCACAGCCATAATCTGGCGACCGCGCTCACCGGCGATGGCGATTATCGCTATTCCGCCCCGGCCGAATCCGGCGCCAGGCCGGAGGGGCAGCCCGCGCGAAGCTTTCGCGGCTATGTCCGCGCCGACGGCCGCGTCGGGACGCGCAACGAGATCTGGATCCTGCCGACCGTCGGCTGCGTCGGCAATCTCGCCGCGCGCGTCGCGCGGATCGCGGGCGAGCGCCATGCCGGTCGTGTCGACGGCATCCATGCGTTCAAGCACCCGTTCGGTTGCTCGCAGCTCGGCGACGACCTCGGTCATACGCGCGCGCTCCTCGCCGCGCTCGCGCAGCACCCCAATGCGGGCGGCGTGCTGATCGTCGGCCTCGGGTGCGAAAGCAACCAGCTTGGCGCGCTGCTCGATAGCATTCCTGCCGAACGCCGCGCGCATATCCGCACGCTCTCGGCGCAGGCGGTCGAGGATGACGAGGCCGTCTGCCTCGCGCTGGTCGATGAGCTGGTGGCGGAATGCGCCGATACGCCGCGCACCGACATGCCGCTGGCGAAACTGGTGCTCGGGGTCAAATGCGGCGGCTCGGACGGTCTGTCGGGCCTTACCGCCAACCCGCTCGTCGGGCGCATGGCCGATGCGGTCGCGGCGGCGGGCGGCAAGGTGGTGCTGACCGAAATACCCGAAATTTTCGGCGCCGAACAGCTTTTGATGGACCGTGCCATATCGCGCGCGGTGTTCGACGATACGGTCGCGCTCGTTCGCGATTTCAAGCAATATTTCATCGGCCACGGCGAGCCGGTGAGCGAGAACCCGTCGCCCGGGAACATCGCGGGCGGGATCACGACGCTCGAGGAAAAGTCATTGGGCGCGGTGCAAAAGGGCGGCAAGGTGCCGCTCGTCGATGTCCGGCGCTATGGCGGCGAGGCGGCACTTCCGGGCCTGACCCTGCTTGAGGCGCCCGGTAACGACGCGGTGTCGTCGACCGCGCTGACCGCGGCGGGCGCGACGATCATCCTGTTCACCACCGGCCGCGGCACCCCGCTCGGCTTTCCGGCGCCGACGCTGAAGATCGCATCGAACAGCGCGCTGGCCCAGCGCAAGGCGGGCTGGATCGACTTCGACGCCGGGCAGGTTCTCGGCGCCGGTTTCGATCATGCCGCCGACGTGCTGCTCGACCTGATCACCGCCACCGCGTCGGGCACGCCGACCAAGGCCGAGGCAAATGAGGAACGCGACATCGCGATCTGGAAATCGGGCGTGACGCTTTAG
- a CDS encoding 2-keto-4-pentenoate hydratase: MRKMLATSDQENIARALIDARARKTPLTAYPGAMPQTMAEAYAIQDSAIALDGRRIGGWKVGRIAPELVDRYGGNRLTGPIFADEIVGAAEQPAMPIYADGFAAAEAEVLLCFGDVGTRDYDIDSVKSCIADVRTGIEIASSPFPEINRHGPAVTASDYGNNKGLILGPSIADWEDADLIRMPVEMAIDGETVGTATMEAMLDGPFGSALFLIGILRARGIAIPPGTWVSAGAITGIHEIRPGQRAEAIFDGKIRVGCSIRSF, from the coding sequence ATGAGAAAGATGCTGGCGACAAGCGACCAAGAGAATATAGCGCGAGCCCTGATCGACGCGCGTGCGCGAAAGACACCGCTTACCGCCTATCCGGGCGCGATGCCGCAGACGATGGCCGAGGCTTATGCGATCCAGGACAGCGCGATCGCGCTCGACGGTCGCCGCATTGGCGGCTGGAAGGTCGGACGAATCGCGCCCGAACTCGTCGACCGCTATGGCGGCAACCGCCTGACCGGCCCGATCTTCGCCGACGAAATCGTGGGTGCCGCCGAACAGCCGGCGATGCCTATCTATGCCGACGGATTCGCCGCGGCCGAGGCGGAGGTGCTGCTTTGTTTCGGCGACGTCGGCACGCGCGATTATGATATCGACAGCGTGAAGAGCTGCATTGCCGACGTCCGCACGGGCATCGAGATCGCGAGTTCGCCCTTTCCCGAAATCAACCGCCACGGCCCCGCGGTCACCGCGTCGGACTATGGCAACAACAAGGGGCTGATCCTCGGCCCGTCGATCGCCGACTGGGAGGACGCCGACCTCATCCGTATGCCGGTCGAAATGGCGATCGACGGCGAAACCGTCGGCACCGCGACGATGGAGGCCATGCTCGACGGTCCCTTCGGCTCGGCGTTGTTCCTGATTGGCATCCTGCGCGCGCGCGGCATAGCTATTCCACCCGGGACATGGGTGTCCGCGGGTGCGATCACCGGTATCCATGAAATTCGGCCGGGCCAGCGTGCCGAAGCAATCTTCGACGGAAAAATCCGCGTCGGCTGCTCGATCAGAAGCTTTTAG
- a CDS encoding MFS transporter gives MAQAFADGGTAAPVPRSGRYRWLIVGVLFAATTVNYIDRTMLGLLAPTLGDELKWTENDYGNIVTAFQFAYALGFLLMGWLIDRFGPKIGYAIAISIWTVGHVAHGFASSVVSFMLARIILGVGEAGHFPSVVRASSEWFPQKERSYAIGWVNSATTIGVILTAPTVALFMRVLGFDWRETFIYTGAFGALLLILWLWLYSNPRESGKVSEAELAWIEHDPPEKVERLGWGAIVTKREAWAFAAAKFLTDPVWFLMLFWLPKYFSTTYDVDLKIVLLPMIIMYLLSDAGSILGGWVSSKLIQSGHSVNFARKVTMIGAGLCVLPLLFVTALDNMWLAVVLIGIALAGHQAFSSTILSIPPDMFPKRAVGSVIGLGGFMGGVGGMIMAKSTGLVLDATGGNYTLIFAACTTVYFLAVLAVHILSPRLAPVSVESAK, from the coding sequence ATGGCACAGGCATTCGCGGACGGAGGGACGGCGGCGCCGGTGCCTCGGTCGGGGCGTTACCGCTGGCTGATCGTCGGGGTGTTGTTCGCCGCGACGACGGTCAATTATATCGACCGCACCATGCTCGGGCTGCTCGCGCCAACCCTCGGCGACGAGCTCAAGTGGACCGAGAACGACTATGGCAATATCGTCACCGCCTTCCAGTTCGCCTATGCGCTGGGCTTTCTCCTCATGGGGTGGCTGATCGACCGCTTCGGACCCAAGATCGGCTATGCGATCGCGATCTCGATCTGGACCGTTGGCCATGTCGCGCATGGTTTCGCCTCATCGGTCGTCTCCTTCATGCTCGCGCGCATCATCCTCGGCGTCGGCGAGGCGGGGCATTTTCCCTCGGTCGTCCGCGCATCGAGCGAATGGTTCCCGCAAAAGGAACGCTCCTATGCGATCGGCTGGGTCAACAGCGCGACGACGATCGGCGTCATCCTGACCGCGCCGACGGTGGCCTTGTTCATGCGCGTGCTCGGCTTCGACTGGCGCGAAACCTTTATCTACACCGGCGCCTTCGGCGCCCTGCTGCTGATCCTCTGGCTCTGGCTCTACAGCAATCCGCGCGAGAGCGGAAAGGTCAGCGAGGCCGAACTCGCATGGATCGAACATGACCCGCCCGAAAAGGTCGAGCGGCTCGGCTGGGGCGCCATCGTCACCAAGCGCGAGGCGTGGGCGTTCGCGGCCGCCAAATTCCTGACCGACCCGGTGTGGTTCCTGATGCTCTTCTGGCTGCCCAAATATTTCAGCACCACCTACGACGTCGATCTGAAGATCGTGCTGTTGCCGATGATCATCATGTATCTGCTCTCCGACGCCGGCAGCATTCTCGGCGGCTGGGTGTCATCGAAGCTGATCCAGTCGGGCCACAGCGTCAATTTCGCGCGCAAGGTCACGATGATCGGAGCCGGCCTTTGCGTGCTGCCGCTGCTGTTCGTCACCGCGCTCGACAATATGTGGCTCGCGGTCGTGCTGATCGGCATCGCGCTCGCGGGACATCAGGCCTTTTCGTCGACGATTCTCTCGATCCCGCCCGACATGTTCCCCAAACGCGCGGTCGGATCGGTGATCGGGCTCGGTGGCTTCATGGGCGGCGTCGGCGGCATGATCATGGCGAAATCGACCGGGCTCGTGCTCGACGCGACGGGGGGCAATTACACGCTCATCTTCGCCGCCTGCACGACCGTCTATTTCCTCGCTGTGCTCGCGGTCCATATCCTGAGTCCGCGCCTTGCGCCGGTCAGCGTAGAAAGCGCAAAATAA
- the uxaC gene encoding glucuronate isomerase, whose protein sequence is MPRPLHLSPDRLFPSDPVQRDIARRLYKEVADLPIVSPHGHTDPAWFAGNAPFGNAAELLLHPDHYVFRMLYSQGISLDDLGIRNRDADPRESWRLFAQNYHLFRGTPSRMWMDWVFAEAFGFDVQFSAETSDLYYDRITEVLATDAFRPRALFDRFGIEVIATTESPLDTLEHHAAIRAANESGEWGGRVITAYRPDPVVDPEFEGFRDNLRRFSELSGEDAFSYSGYLAAHRNRRAFFAEMGATSTDHGHPTAATADLSDAEAEALFARVAGANVSAAEAELFRAHMLTVMAGMSLDDGLVMQIHPGAFRNHNPWLFANYGRDKGADIPMATDYVHALRPLLGKYGNEAALTIILFTLDETSYARELAPLAGHYPALKIGPAWWFHDSPEGMRRFRNQMTETAGFYNTVGFNDDTRAFLSIPARHDVARRVDCGFLAQLVAEHRMEEWEAAELAADLSYNLAKAAYKL, encoded by the coding sequence ATGCCGCGCCCGCTGCACCTCTCCCCCGACCGTCTCTTTCCGTCCGACCCGGTGCAGCGCGACATCGCGCGCCGGCTCTATAAAGAGGTGGCGGACCTGCCGATCGTCAGCCCGCACGGGCACACCGATCCGGCATGGTTCGCGGGCAACGCGCCCTTCGGCAACGCGGCGGAGCTGCTGCTCCATCCCGATCATTATGTGTTCCGGATGCTTTATTCGCAGGGCATTTCGCTCGATGATCTGGGTATCCGGAACCGTGACGCCGACCCGCGCGAAAGCTGGCGGCTCTTTGCGCAGAACTACCATCTCTTTCGCGGCACCCCGTCGCGGATGTGGATGGATTGGGTGTTCGCCGAGGCGTTCGGCTTCGACGTGCAATTTTCGGCCGAAACGTCGGACCTCTATTACGACCGTATCACCGAGGTGCTGGCGACCGACGCCTTTCGCCCGCGCGCGCTGTTCGACCGGTTCGGGATCGAAGTGATCGCGACGACTGAAAGCCCGCTCGACACGCTCGAACATCATGCTGCGATCCGCGCCGCGAACGAAAGCGGCGAATGGGGCGGACGCGTCATCACCGCCTATCGCCCCGATCCCGTCGTCGATCCCGAGTTTGAGGGGTTTCGCGACAACCTCCGGCGTTTCTCCGAACTGTCGGGCGAGGATGCCTTCAGCTATTCGGGCTATCTCGCCGCGCACCGCAATCGTCGTGCCTTCTTCGCGGAAATGGGCGCGACCTCGACCGACCACGGCCATCCGACCGCGGCCACCGCCGATTTGTCCGATGCCGAGGCCGAAGCCTTGTTCGCGCGCGTCGCCGGGGCAAATGTCAGCGCCGCCGAGGCCGAACTGTTCCGCGCGCATATGCTGACGGTGATGGCGGGGATGAGCCTCGACGACGGACTCGTGATGCAGATCCACCCCGGCGCCTTCCGCAATCACAACCCGTGGTTGTTTGCGAACTATGGCCGCGACAAGGGTGCCGATATCCCGATGGCGACCGACTACGTCCACGCGCTGCGTCCGCTCCTCGGCAAATATGGAAACGAAGCCGCGCTGACGATCATCCTCTTCACGCTCGACGAGACGAGCTACGCGAGAGAGTTGGCGCCGCTTGCGGGTCATTATCCGGCGCTGAAGATCGGCCCGGCGTGGTGGTTCCACGACAGTCCCGAAGGGATGCGCCGCTTCAGGAACCAGATGACCGAGACCGCAGGCTTCTACAACACGGTGGGCTTCAACGACGATACCCGCGCCTTCCTGTCGATCCCGGCGCGCCACGATGTCGCGCGGCGTGTCGATTGCGGCTTCCTCGCGCAGCTCGTTGCCGAACACCGGATGGAGGAATGGGAGGCCGCGGAGCTTGCGGCCGACCTCAGCTACAATCTCGCCAAGGCGGCCTACAAGCTGTGA
- a CDS encoding mannitol dehydrogenase family protein: protein MRLGPDTPLPASVQAPGYDRAVQAAGIVHIGIGAFHRAHQAVYTDDAMNAGDRDWGIIGVSLRSGDVAAQLNPQDGLYTVATRSAAGTRLREVGAVRHVLVAADEAQAVIDAIAAPTTHIVSFTVTEKGYLRGADGTLDLAAARGASSLYRFVGAGLAARKAAGFGGLTLLSCDNLAGNGAALKALMRQYLAAEYSDVLGWFDSECRSPSTMIDRIVPATTDADRAAIEATLGARDEGAVVTEGFSQWVIEDDFAGPRPRWENVGAELVADVAPYETAKLRMLNGAHSALAYIGLGRGHEYVHQAIADPAIRPVIERLMRAEAAPTIDAAPEQDLSSYADALLDRFANPALHHRLAQIAMDGSQKIPQRWLETLAWHQARGVRCPSIEAAIAAWIAFLRSDHPIDDPLADKLREAAASPDAMARLFGEGGLIASEWRPA from the coding sequence GTGAGGCTCGGCCCCGATACGCCACTCCCGGCGTCGGTGCAGGCGCCGGGCTACGACCGCGCCGTCCAGGCGGCCGGCATCGTCCATATCGGCATCGGCGCCTTTCATCGCGCGCATCAGGCGGTCTACACCGACGACGCGATGAACGCGGGCGATCGCGACTGGGGCATCATTGGCGTGTCGCTGCGCTCGGGCGATGTCGCGGCGCAGCTGAACCCGCAGGACGGGCTCTACACCGTCGCGACGCGCAGCGCGGCCGGGACGCGACTGCGCGAGGTCGGCGCGGTGCGACATGTGCTCGTCGCGGCCGACGAAGCGCAGGCCGTCATCGACGCCATCGCCGCGCCGACGACGCATATCGTCAGCTTCACGGTTACCGAGAAGGGTTATCTCCGCGGCGCTGATGGCACGCTCGATCTCGCCGCCGCACGTGGTGCGTCGAGCCTCTATCGCTTTGTCGGCGCCGGACTTGCCGCGCGCAAGGCAGCGGGGTTTGGCGGGCTGACGCTGCTTAGCTGCGACAATCTCGCCGGAAATGGCGCGGCGCTGAAGGCGCTGATGCGCCAGTATCTCGCCGCCGAATATTCCGATGTGCTTGGGTGGTTCGACAGCGAATGCCGCTCTCCCTCGACGATGATCGACCGCATCGTTCCAGCGACGACCGACGCCGACCGTGCCGCCATCGAAGCCACTCTCGGTGCGCGCGACGAGGGGGCGGTGGTCACCGAAGGCTTCAGCCAGTGGGTGATCGAAGATGATTTCGCCGGCCCGCGCCCGCGTTGGGAAAATGTCGGGGCCGAACTTGTCGCTGACGTCGCCCCCTATGAGACCGCCAAGCTCAGGATGCTCAACGGCGCCCACTCGGCGCTCGCCTATATCGGGCTTGGCCGCGGTCACGAATATGTCCATCAGGCGATCGCCGACCCCGCCATCCGCCCGGTGATCGAGCGGCTGATGCGCGCCGAGGCCGCGCCGACGATCGACGCGGCGCCGGAGCAGGATCTTTCTTCCTACGCCGATGCGCTGCTCGACCGCTTCGCCAATCCAGCGCTGCATCACCGGCTGGCCCAGATCGCGATGGACGGCAGCCAGAAGATCCCGCAGCGCTGGCTCGAAACCTTGGCATGGCATCAGGCGCGTGGGGTGCGTTGCCCGTCGATCGAGGCCGCGATCGCGGCATGGATCGCTTTCCTGCGCAGTGACCATCCGATCGACGATCCGCTCGCGGACAAGTTGCGCGAGGCGGCGGCAAGCCCCGATGCGATGGCAAGATTGTTCGGCGAAGGCGGGCTGATCGCATCGGAATGGCGCCCGGCCTAG
- a CDS encoding LysR family transcriptional regulator produces the protein MDWDELQYFLFVARHGTLARAGAALHVDATTVSRRVSALEAALGQTLFERAPTGFVLTAAGRALVPHAEAMAAAAARIHSGREGESGLSGQLRVSVSEGFGNSFIAPRLGKFVAAHPELEIDLVASSGFLNPSRREADMAVLLARPRKGPLITRKLSDYSLGLYAPAERPDWQEAVAAAPLSRAGIPVIGYMPDILYAPELDYLGEIEPGLRASVRSSSILAQRRMIAGGAGVGVLPCFLAAGDPGLVRVRPDQVIARAFWLALHRDVAPQPRIRAFIDWLDAEVRESRGLLVPV, from the coding sequence ATGGACTGGGACGAGCTGCAATATTTCCTGTTCGTCGCACGCCACGGCACGCTCGCGCGCGCCGGCGCGGCGCTGCACGTCGATGCTACGACGGTTAGTCGCCGCGTGAGCGCCTTGGAGGCGGCGCTCGGCCAGACCTTGTTCGAACGCGCGCCGACGGGGTTTGTTCTGACCGCCGCAGGCCGGGCGCTCGTCCCGCACGCCGAAGCGATGGCGGCAGCGGCGGCACGTATCCATTCGGGGCGCGAAGGCGAGTCGGGATTGTCGGGGCAATTGCGCGTGAGCGTCTCCGAAGGCTTCGGCAACAGCTTCATCGCGCCGCGATTGGGTAAGTTCGTCGCGGCGCATCCCGAGCTCGAGATCGACCTCGTCGCTTCGTCGGGCTTTCTCAACCCGTCGCGGCGCGAGGCCGATATGGCGGTGTTGCTCGCGCGGCCGCGCAAAGGCCCGCTGATCACGCGCAAACTGTCGGACTACAGCCTCGGCCTCTACGCCCCCGCAGAGCGGCCCGACTGGCAGGAAGCGGTCGCCGCCGCGCCGCTGTCGCGCGCGGGGATTCCGGTGATCGGTTATATGCCCGACATCCTCTATGCGCCCGAACTCGATTATCTGGGCGAGATCGAACCGGGGCTCCGCGCAAGTGTCCGCTCTTCCTCCATCCTCGCGCAGCGGCGGATGATCGCGGGCGGCGCGGGGGTCGGCGTGCTCCCCTGCTTTTTGGCTGCGGGCGATCCGGGGCTGGTGCGTGTGCGGCCCGATCAGGTCATCGCGCGCGCCTTCTGGCTCGCGCTCCATCGCGACGTCGCGCCGCAGCCGCGCATTCGGGCGTTTATCGACTGGCTCGATGCCGAGGTAAGGGAAAGCCGGGGCTTGCTCGTACCCGTCTAG
- a CDS encoding CoA-acylating methylmalonate-semialdehyde dehydrogenase yields MRQIDHHIVGGAGGGSRFGDVLDPNNGGVQAQVALGDRAVLDRAVAAAKAAQPAWAATNPQRRARVMFEFKRLVEANMNQLAEMLSAEHGKVIADSKGDIQRGLEVIEFCCGIPHVLKGEYTQGAGPGIDVYSMRQPVGIGAGITPFNFPAMIPLWMGGVATATGNAFILKPSERDPSVPVRLSELFLEAGMPEGIFQTVHGDKEMVDAILDHPDIGAVSFVGSSDIAHYVYNRGVANGKRVQAMGGAKNHGIVMPDADLDQVVNDLTGAAFGSAGERCMALPVVVPVGEDTANRLREKLVPAIEALRVGVSTDAEAHYGPVVTQAHKEKVEGWIAKCADEGAELVVDGRGFTLQGHEKGFFVGPTLFDHVTPDMESYKEEIFGPVLQIVRAPDFEAALELPSKHQYGNGVAIFTRNGHAAREFAARVQVGMVGINVPIPVPVAYHTFGGWKRSAFGDTNQHGMEGVKFWTKVKTVTARWPDGAAGGVGDAGNAFVIPTMG; encoded by the coding sequence ATGCGACAGATCGACCATCACATCGTCGGCGGCGCCGGCGGCGGCAGCCGCTTCGGCGATGTCCTCGACCCCAATAACGGCGGCGTGCAGGCGCAGGTCGCCCTCGGCGACCGCGCCGTCCTCGATCGCGCCGTCGCCGCCGCGAAGGCCGCGCAGCCCGCCTGGGCCGCCACCAACCCGCAGCGCCGCGCGCGCGTGATGTTCGAATTCAAGCGCCTCGTCGAAGCCAATATGAACCAGCTCGCCGAAATGCTCTCGGCCGAACATGGCAAGGTGATCGCCGATTCAAAGGGCGACATCCAGCGCGGCCTCGAAGTCATCGAATTCTGCTGCGGCATCCCGCATGTGCTGAAGGGCGAATATACACAGGGCGCCGGTCCCGGCATCGACGTCTATTCGATGCGCCAGCCGGTCGGCATCGGCGCGGGCATCACCCCGTTCAACTTCCCCGCGATGATCCCGCTGTGGATGGGCGGCGTCGCGACCGCGACGGGCAACGCGTTCATCCTGAAACCCAGCGAGCGTGATCCGTCGGTCCCCGTCCGCCTGTCGGAGCTGTTCCTCGAAGCGGGTATGCCCGAGGGGATTTTCCAGACCGTCCATGGTGACAAGGAAATGGTCGACGCGATTCTTGACCATCCCGACATCGGCGCGGTCAGCTTCGTCGGCTCGTCGGACATCGCGCATTATGTCTACAACCGCGGCGTCGCCAACGGCAAGCGCGTGCAGGCGATGGGCGGCGCGAAGAACCATGGTATCGTCATGCCCGACGCCGATCTCGACCAGGTCGTGAACGACCTCACCGGCGCGGCCTTCGGTTCGGCGGGCGAGCGCTGCATGGCGCTGCCGGTCGTCGTTCCCGTGGGCGAAGACACAGCGAACCGGCTGCGCGAAAAACTGGTCCCCGCGATCGAGGCGCTGCGCGTCGGCGTGTCGACCGATGCCGAGGCGCATTACGGCCCCGTCGTCACGCAGGCACACAAGGAAAAGGTCGAGGGCTGGATCGCCAAATGCGCCGACGAAGGCGCCGAACTCGTCGTCGACGGCCGCGGCTTCACGCTGCAGGGGCATGAAAAGGGCTTTTTCGTCGGTCCGACGCTGTTCGATCACGTCACCCCCGACATGGAAAGCTACAAGGAAGAGATTTTCGGCCCCGTGCTGCAAATCGTTCGTGCCCCCGATTTCGAGGCCGCGCTCGAACTGCCCTCGAAGCATCAGTACGGCAACGGCGTCGCGATCTTCACGCGCAACGGCCACGCCGCGCGCGAATTCGCGGCGCGCGTGCAGGTCGGCATGGTCGGCATCAACGTGCCGATCCCGGTGCCCGTGGCCTATCACACATTCGGCGGCTGGAAGCGGTCGGCGTTCGGCGACACCAACCAGCATGGTATGGAAGGCGTCAAATTCTGGACCAAGGTCAAGACCGTCACCGCACGCTGGCCCGACGGCGCCGCGGGTGGGGTTGGCGACGCCGGCAATGCCTTCGTCATCCCGACGATGGGGTGA